In a single window of the Bacillus clarus genome:
- a CDS encoding aspartate aminotransferase family protein, with protein MKTKQTDELLAKDEQYVWHGMRPFSPNSTMVGAKAEGCWVEDIHGKRYLDGMSGLWCVNSGYGRKELAEAAYEQLQTLSYFPMSQSHEPAIKLAEKLNEWLGGEYVIFFSNSGSEANETAFKIARQYYAHKGEAHRYKFMSRYRGYHGNTMATMAATGQAQRRYQYEPFASGFLHVTPPDCYRMPGVKSQNIYDVECVKEVDRVMTWELSETIAGFIMEPIITGGGILMPPQDYMKAVHETCQKHGALLISDEVICGFGRTGKAFGFMNYDVKPDIITMAKGITSAYLPLSATAVKKEIYEAFKGTGEYEFFRHINTFGGNPAACALALKNLEIMENENLIERSAQMGSLLLNQLKEEIGDHPLVGDIRGKGLLVGIELVNDKETKEPIDNDKIASVVNACKEKGLIIGRNGMTTAGYNNVLTLAPPLVISSEEIAFVVGIVKTAMERI; from the coding sequence ATGAAAACAAAACAAACAGATGAATTATTAGCAAAAGATGAGCAATATGTTTGGCATGGAATGCGTCCCTTTAGCCCGAATAGTACAATGGTGGGGGCAAAGGCGGAAGGCTGCTGGGTGGAAGATATACATGGGAAAAGATATTTAGATGGTATGAGTGGTCTTTGGTGTGTAAATAGTGGATACGGAAGAAAAGAGCTTGCAGAGGCAGCATACGAACAATTACAAACATTATCCTATTTTCCGATGTCACAATCACATGAACCAGCAATTAAGCTCGCTGAGAAATTAAATGAGTGGCTTGGAGGGGAATACGTTATTTTCTTCTCCAATAGTGGATCAGAAGCAAATGAAACAGCTTTTAAAATAGCAAGGCAATATTATGCACATAAAGGTGAAGCACACCGTTATAAATTTATGTCACGTTATCGTGGTTATCATGGAAATACAATGGCGACGATGGCAGCGACAGGACAAGCACAGCGCAGATATCAATATGAGCCATTTGCTTCAGGCTTTTTACATGTAACACCGCCAGATTGTTACCGTATGCCTGGTGTTAAATCACAAAACATTTATGATGTAGAATGCGTAAAAGAAGTAGATCGTGTTATGACGTGGGAATTAAGCGAAACGATAGCCGGATTCATTATGGAACCAATTATTACAGGCGGAGGCATTTTAATGCCGCCACAAGATTACATGAAGGCTGTTCATGAAACGTGTCAAAAGCATGGTGCACTGCTTATTAGTGATGAAGTTATTTGTGGTTTTGGGCGCACAGGAAAAGCATTTGGCTTTATGAATTATGACGTGAAGCCTGATATCATTACAATGGCAAAAGGTATTACAAGTGCATACTTACCATTATCAGCAACAGCTGTGAAAAAAGAAATTTATGAAGCGTTTAAGGGAACGGGAGAATATGAATTTTTCCGCCATATTAATACGTTTGGTGGGAATCCAGCTGCTTGTGCATTAGCACTTAAAAATTTAGAAATTATGGAAAATGAAAATTTAATTGAGCGTTCTGCACAGATGGGATCCCTTTTATTAAATCAGCTAAAAGAAGAGATTGGGGATCACCCACTTGTTGGAGATATTAGAGGAAAAGGATTGTTAGTCGGGATAGAATTAGTAAACGATAAAGAAACGAAAGAGCCAATTGATAACGATAAAATTGCAAGCGTTGTGAATGCTTGTAAAGAAAAAGGATTAATCATTGGACGTAACGGGATGACAACGGCAGGTTATAATAATGTTTTAACATTAGCACCTCCTCTTGTTATTTCAAGTGAAGAAATTGCTTTCGTTGTTGGAATAGTGAAGACGGCGATGGAGCGAATTTAG